A section of the Paenibacillus yonginensis genome encodes:
- a CDS encoding carbohydrate ABC transporter permease, with the protein MNKALRSPTIFLLFILPALILFVMFFIYPIFSSIYYSFTSWNGVSAHVKWTGLENYTKALEQKRFWVSVQNNGWFIVFSVFIQVPLIILFSLLIAHVKKLKGLYKTTVFLPSIMSTAVIGILWGFIYEPDIGLLNQILGTFGIKPIYWLSDERYAMLSILITNAWQWTGFYIVMVLAAILSIPGELDEAAAIDGASAFQRAVRITLPLIRPIISVVIMLSIAGAMKAADIVLVMTKGGPAGSTEVMATYMIKYAITNFKYGYGNTIAVLIFIFTVIVTVLYQLLIARRNERIEY; encoded by the coding sequence ATGAACAAAGCGCTAAGAAGCCCAACGATTTTTCTTTTATTTATCCTGCCGGCCCTGATTTTGTTTGTTATGTTTTTTATTTATCCGATCTTCTCTTCCATCTACTACAGCTTTACAAGCTGGAACGGGGTTTCCGCACATGTGAAATGGACCGGGCTCGAAAATTATACCAAAGCTTTGGAGCAGAAACGTTTCTGGGTTTCGGTCCAAAATAATGGCTGGTTTATCGTCTTCTCCGTCTTCATTCAAGTTCCGCTGATTATCCTGTTCTCTTTGCTGATTGCCCATGTCAAAAAGCTCAAGGGGCTATACAAAACGACGGTCTTTCTGCCTTCCATTATGTCCACAGCCGTCATCGGTATTTTGTGGGGCTTCATCTACGAGCCGGACATCGGGCTGCTGAATCAGATCCTCGGCACCTTCGGGATCAAGCCGATTTATTGGCTGTCCGATGAACGTTATGCGATGCTGTCGATCCTGATTACGAACGCCTGGCAGTGGACGGGATTTTATATCGTGATGGTGCTGGCGGCGATTTTGTCCATTCCGGGCGAACTCGACGAGGCGGCTGCCATCGACGGAGCGTCGGCTTTTCAAAGAGCGGTACGGATTACCTTGCCTTTGATCCGGCCGATCATTTCCGTAGTCATTATGCTGTCGATTGCCGGCGCCATGAAAGCGGCAGATATCGTTCTGGTTATGACCAAAGGCGGACCGGCCGGCTCAACGGAAGTCATGGCCACGTATATGATCAAATATGCGATTACCAACTTCAAATACGGCTACGGGAATACGATCGCGGTGCTGATTTTTATCTTTACGGTCATCGTAACGGTCTTGTACCAGCTGCTGATTGCCCGTCGCAATGAAAGGATT
- a CDS encoding extracellular solute-binding protein, translating into MKKSMVLLLTLFIAATTLLSACGSGNGNNNNSAAGNASNDASNTPSESTTDTSPFELTLRHTQVGADKQKRLAILNDVVKKVEADVPGLTIKLDGVESDVNRKEKLRGEMAAGNPPDIFDLFGSPDSQVYAKEGMLLNLSPILDELGLSDSFSSLEPFTYEGNVYGLPIGGSGEGFFYNKAYFEEKGLKVPTTWAELEDLLAKIKADGKVPMAAASKAGWVPLMLANHLWARYAGPDVTQKFVTGEAKWSDPNVVKAFAKYQEWEDKGYFKKGELGFEYAEYTTQFTSGEAVLMYDGTWKSSVFKEGQSGEGLIGKVGFFNLPPVDGGVGDQTALMRDVNNGYGFSAAVEKDPRKLQAVKLFIKYMYNEEMQIRGLVEDGVLPAMKLSEDVLSANITDDLMKEIVNVLNNSKSSFPAFDSLVQGDVTTEISNIQIQKLIGKQTTPEQMGKELQAVQEEANADSE; encoded by the coding sequence ATGAAGAAAAGCATGGTCCTGTTACTTACGCTGTTCATCGCAGCCACGACTCTGCTGTCTGCCTGCGGCAGCGGCAACGGCAACAACAACAATTCGGCTGCAGGCAATGCCTCAAATGATGCCTCAAACACACCTAGCGAATCCACCACGGACACCTCTCCATTCGAACTGACTTTGCGTCATACCCAGGTGGGAGCCGACAAACAGAAACGTCTTGCGATCCTGAATGATGTCGTTAAGAAAGTAGAAGCCGATGTCCCTGGCCTCACGATCAAACTGGACGGGGTCGAGTCGGACGTTAACCGCAAAGAGAAGCTCCGCGGCGAGATGGCTGCGGGCAACCCGCCGGATATTTTTGATTTGTTTGGAAGTCCGGACTCCCAGGTCTACGCCAAAGAAGGCATGCTGCTCAATTTAAGTCCGATACTGGATGAGCTTGGCCTGTCGGACAGCTTTTCTTCTTTAGAGCCCTTCACTTATGAAGGCAACGTCTACGGTTTGCCGATCGGCGGCTCGGGCGAAGGATTTTTCTACAATAAAGCTTATTTCGAAGAGAAGGGCCTGAAAGTTCCAACCACTTGGGCCGAACTGGAAGACCTGCTGGCCAAAATCAAAGCGGACGGCAAAGTGCCGATGGCCGCTGCGTCCAAAGCCGGCTGGGTGCCGCTTATGCTGGCCAACCATCTTTGGGCGAGATATGCAGGACCTGACGTGACCCAGAAATTTGTCACCGGTGAAGCGAAATGGTCAGATCCAAATGTGGTGAAGGCTTTTGCGAAATATCAGGAGTGGGAAGATAAAGGTTACTTCAAGAAAGGCGAGCTTGGCTTTGAATATGCAGAGTATACGACCCAATTCACCAGCGGTGAAGCTGTTCTAATGTATGACGGCACCTGGAAATCCTCCGTATTCAAAGAAGGTCAATCCGGCGAGGGGTTGATCGGCAAAGTCGGGTTCTTTAACCTTCCTCCGGTTGACGGCGGTGTAGGCGACCAAACGGCGCTGATGCGTGACGTCAACAACGGTTACGGCTTCTCGGCCGCAGTAGAGAAGGACCCAAGAAAGCTGCAGGCCGTTAAGCTGTTCATCAAATACATGTACAACGAAGAAATGCAGATCCGCGGTCTGGTTGAGGACGGTGTGCTTCCAGCGATGAAGCTGAGCGAAGACGTGCTTTCGGCTAATATTACGGACGATCTGATGAAAGAAATCGTCAATGTGCTGAATAATTCGAAATCTTCTTTCCCTGCGTTTGACTCGCTCGTTCAAGGGGATGTAACGACCGAAATCAGCAACATCCAGATTCAGAAGCTGATCGGCAAACAGACAACACCTGAACAGATGGGCAAAGAACTTCAAGCCGTGCAGGAAGAAGCCAACGCGGATTCGGAATAA
- the pflA gene encoding pyruvate formate-lyase-activating protein gives MIKGHIHSLETFGTVDGPGIRFVLFMQGCLLKCQYCHNPDTWNLEGGKDMTLEEVLAEIEPYISYYRTSGGGLTVSGGEATLQAHFVADLFRAVKERWNLHTTLDTNGYNEGDKIKGLLDVTDLVLLDLKHIDNEKHIKLTGKPNDKMLAMAKWLSDHNRPMWIRHVLVPGINTDEEDLLELGRFIGGLNAVEKFEILPYHQMGIYKWEALKWAYPLEGVPSPTPEEVTRAYQLVEQGMKEIAADKAVMGLTS, from the coding sequence ATGATCAAAGGGCACATACATTCATTAGAAACCTTCGGAACGGTCGACGGCCCCGGAATTCGTTTCGTACTCTTTATGCAGGGCTGTCTGCTGAAATGCCAGTATTGTCATAATCCGGACACCTGGAATCTGGAAGGCGGCAAGGATATGACGCTGGAGGAAGTGCTGGCCGAAATTGAGCCTTACATTAGTTATTACCGCACCTCCGGCGGGGGACTTACGGTATCCGGCGGCGAAGCGACGCTGCAGGCCCATTTCGTGGCTGATTTGTTCCGTGCCGTGAAGGAACGCTGGAACCTTCACACTACCTTGGATACAAACGGTTATAACGAAGGGGATAAAATCAAGGGTTTGCTGGATGTTACAGATCTGGTGCTTCTGGATTTGAAGCATATCGATAATGAGAAGCACATCAAGCTGACAGGCAAACCTAATGATAAGATGCTGGCGATGGCCAAATGGCTGTCGGATCATAACCGTCCCATGTGGATCCGGCACGTGCTTGTCCCTGGAATCAATACGGATGAAGAGGATTTGCTTGAGCTTGGACGTTTTATCGGCGGGCTGAACGCCGTGGAGAAATTCGAGATTTTGCCGTATCATCAAATGGGCATCTACAAATGGGAAGCCTTGAAATGGGCTTATCCGCTGGAAGGAGTGCCTAGTCCTACTCCTGAAGAAGTAACGAGAGCCTACCAACTGGTGGAGCAGGGGATGAAAGAAATAGCGGCGGACAAAGCCGTCATGGGTTTAACCTCCTGA
- the pflB gene encoding formate C-acetyltransferase: MSVIEKETAATQNAWRGFKPGKWMREVNTANFIDTNIKPYEGNESFLQGATANTKALWEIVSDLSKKEREAGGVLDVDVNTPSTITSHAPGFLDKDKEQIVGVQGSAPFQRTIRPNGGIRMVITACKAYGFDLPPEIVDLYTNVRKTHNQGVFDAYTAEMRNARHTGIITGLPDAYGRGRIIGDYRRVALYGVDFLIKQKQEELKDMEVDVMDVDVIRLREELSEQIRALGELKQLGEMYGFDISRPANNAKEAFQWLYFGYLAAVKEQDGAAMSLGRVSSFLDTYIERDLAEGTLTEEQAQELVDHFVMKLRIVKFLRTPEYNELYSGDPTWVTESIGGMSVNGTTKVTKNSFRFLHTLYNLGPAPEPNLTVLWSDKLPDAFKKYCAKVSIETSSIQYENDDLMRPIYGDDYGIACCVSAMRIGKQMQFFGARANLAKALLYAINGGKDERYGTQIAPEFPAITSEYLDYDEVMKRLIPMMEWLSKLYVNTLNVIHYMHDKYAYERIEMALHDRDILRTMACGIAGLSVVADSLSAIKYAKVKPIRNENGIAVDFEIEGDFPCYGNNDDRVDSIAVNLVETFMSMIRKHKTYRNALPTQSILTITSNVVYGKKTGTTPDGRKAGEPFAPGANPMHGRDKKGALASLSSVAKLPYEHSLDGISNTFSIVPKALGKEVESRKNNLVAMMDGYFGSDAHHLNVNVFDREQLLDAMDHPENYPQLTIRVSGYAVNFIKLTREQQLDVVNRTFHEGM, from the coding sequence ATGTCGGTGATTGAAAAAGAAACAGCAGCAACGCAGAATGCCTGGAGAGGCTTTAAACCGGGCAAATGGATGAGAGAGGTCAATACGGCCAATTTCATCGATACCAACATCAAACCTTATGAAGGAAACGAATCCTTCCTGCAGGGCGCAACGGCTAATACCAAAGCTTTGTGGGAAATCGTGTCCGACCTGTCCAAGAAAGAAAGAGAAGCAGGCGGTGTGCTGGACGTAGACGTTAACACGCCTTCGACGATCACTTCCCATGCTCCCGGATTTCTGGATAAAGACAAAGAGCAAATCGTAGGTGTGCAGGGCTCTGCTCCGTTCCAACGTACGATTCGCCCTAATGGCGGCATCCGGATGGTCATTACGGCTTGTAAAGCTTACGGCTTTGACCTTCCGCCAGAAATCGTAGATCTGTACACGAACGTTCGCAAAACTCATAACCAAGGGGTATTTGATGCTTATACGGCAGAAATGAGAAATGCCCGTCATACTGGTATCATCACCGGTTTGCCTGACGCTTACGGCCGCGGCCGCATTATCGGCGACTACCGCCGCGTAGCTTTGTACGGGGTAGACTTCCTGATCAAACAGAAACAAGAAGAACTGAAAGATATGGAAGTAGATGTTATGGACGTCGACGTGATTCGTCTCCGTGAAGAGCTGTCCGAACAAATCCGCGCTTTGGGCGAATTGAAACAGCTCGGCGAAATGTACGGCTTTGACATCTCCAGACCGGCCAACAATGCTAAAGAAGCTTTCCAATGGCTGTATTTCGGTTATTTGGCAGCCGTTAAAGAGCAGGACGGCGCGGCAATGTCTCTTGGCCGTGTATCCTCGTTCCTTGACACTTATATCGAACGTGACCTTGCCGAAGGCACGCTGACAGAAGAACAAGCTCAGGAACTGGTTGACCATTTCGTCATGAAGCTGCGGATCGTGAAGTTCCTCAGAACGCCTGAATATAACGAGCTTTACAGCGGCGACCCTACCTGGGTAACGGAATCCATCGGCGGCATGTCTGTAAACGGAACAACCAAAGTCACCAAGAACAGCTTCCGCTTCCTGCATACCCTGTACAACCTGGGACCTGCACCGGAGCCAAACCTGACCGTTCTCTGGTCCGACAAACTGCCTGATGCATTTAAAAAATATTGCGCTAAGGTTTCCATCGAAACCAGCTCGATCCAATACGAAAATGACGATCTGATGCGTCCGATCTACGGCGATGATTACGGTATCGCCTGCTGCGTATCCGCTATGCGCATCGGCAAACAAATGCAATTCTTCGGTGCACGCGCCAACCTGGCCAAAGCTTTGCTGTACGCCATCAACGGCGGTAAAGATGAAAGATACGGCACGCAGATCGCACCGGAATTCCCAGCCATCACTTCCGAATATCTGGACTACGACGAAGTGATGAAACGGTTAATTCCAATGATGGAATGGCTGTCCAAACTGTATGTGAACACGCTGAACGTGATCCACTACATGCATGACAAATACGCTTACGAACGGATCGAAATGGCGCTGCATGATCGCGACATCCTCCGCACCATGGCTTGCGGCATCGCCGGTCTGTCGGTTGTAGCCGATTCCTTGAGCGCTATCAAATATGCTAAAGTTAAACCGATCCGAAACGAAAACGGCATCGCAGTCGACTTTGAAATCGAAGGCGACTTCCCTTGCTACGGCAACAACGACGATCGTGTCGACAGCATTGCGGTCAACCTGGTAGAAACCTTTATGAGCATGATTCGCAAGCATAAAACGTACCGCAACGCTTTGCCAACCCAATCGATTCTGACCATCACCTCCAACGTGGTGTACGGTAAGAAGACAGGTACAACACCTGATGGCCGCAAGGCTGGCGAACCATTTGCACCGGGCGCAAACCCTATGCATGGCCGTGACAAGAAAGGTGCTCTCGCTTCCTTGAGTTCGGTAGCCAAACTGCCTTACGAACACAGCCTTGACGGTATTTCCAACACGTTCTCAATCGTCCCTAAAGCGCTGGGTAAAGAAGTGGAATCACGTAAAAACAACCTGGTAGCAATGATGGACGGCTACTTTGGCAGCGACGCGCATCACCTGAACGTCAACGTGTTCGACCGCGAACAGCTGCTGGATGCGATGGACCATCCAGAGAACTATCCGCAATTGACCATCCGCGTATCCGGTTATGCGGTTAACTTTATCAAGCTGACCCGCGAGCAGCAGCTGGATGTAGTCAACAGAACGTTCCATGAAGGCATGTAA
- the adhE gene encoding bifunctional acetaldehyde-CoA/alcohol dehydrogenase yields the protein MAVKNEAASNVKQAVQPAQEYIQGLIDKAKKASEAFMSMDQQQIDDIVQAMALAGLDKHMYLAKKAVEETGRGVYEDKIIKNMFATEYIWNSIKYGKTVGVIEDNPYESFQKIAEPVGIIMGITPVTNPTSTTIFKSLIAIKTRNPIIFGFHPSAQECSREAAKILLEAAVKHGAPADCIQWIEQPSMDRTNALMNHPDVACILATGGSAMVKAAYSCGKPALGVGPGNVPCFIEKSADLDQAVNDLILSKTFDNGMICASEQAVIIEEPIFDQVKKKMIANGCYFVNKEEAAKLTAGAIVAEKCAVNPAIVGQPAVKIAEMCGIQVPAGTKILVAEIDGVGPKFPLSAEKLSPVLACYKVKTAEQGIDLAEQVVHFGGMGHSSVIHSNNDEIIQKFSDRLPTCRILVNQPSSQGGIGDIYNTNLPSLTLGCGSYGRNSTSSNVTAVNLINVKRVNHRTVNMQWFKVPSKIYFEKGATQYLAKMPDINRVMIVTDPMMVKLGYVERLEHYLRQRQTPVAIEVFSDVEPDPSTTTVARGTEMMAKFQPDCIIALGGGSPMDAAKGMWLFYEYPDTDFHNLKQKFMDIRKRTYKYPSLGQKAKFVAIPTTSGTGSEVTPFAVITNKEVGNTKYPLADYELTPDVAIIDPEFVYSLPKVAVADTGMDVLTHGIEAYVSVMANDYTDGLAIKAIQLVFQYLEKSALTGDKLAREKMHNASTLAGMAFANAFLGINHSLAHKWGGQYHTAHGRTNAILLPHVIRYNAKKPTKFAAWPKYTNFVADQRYAEIARILGLPARTTEEGVKSLINAIRDLNKKLGIPESFQALGFDPKDFESNVDYLADRAFEDQCTTANPKLPLVTELAEVYRDAFYGRFEE from the coding sequence ATGGCCGTAAAAAATGAAGCAGCTTCAAATGTAAAGCAGGCCGTACAGCCTGCACAGGAGTACATCCAAGGTTTGATCGACAAAGCGAAAAAAGCTTCAGAGGCTTTCATGAGCATGGATCAGCAGCAAATCGACGACATTGTGCAGGCGATGGCTCTGGCCGGGCTCGACAAACACATGTACCTCGCCAAGAAAGCCGTTGAAGAAACGGGCCGCGGGGTATACGAGGACAAAATTATTAAAAACATGTTCGCTACCGAATACATCTGGAACAGCATCAAATATGGCAAGACGGTCGGCGTGATTGAAGACAATCCTTACGAAAGCTTCCAGAAGATCGCTGAACCGGTCGGCATTATTATGGGGATTACGCCGGTGACGAATCCGACTTCCACGACGATCTTCAAATCTTTGATCGCCATTAAGACACGCAACCCGATTATCTTCGGCTTCCACCCTTCCGCACAGGAATGCAGCCGCGAAGCCGCTAAAATTCTGCTGGAAGCCGCTGTGAAACACGGCGCTCCCGCCGATTGCATCCAATGGATCGAACAGCCTTCCATGGACCGAACCAACGCTTTGATGAATCATCCTGATGTAGCCTGCATTCTCGCCACCGGCGGTTCCGCCATGGTGAAAGCAGCTTACAGCTGCGGCAAACCGGCTCTCGGCGTAGGTCCCGGCAACGTGCCTTGCTTCATTGAGAAAAGCGCTGATTTGGATCAAGCGGTTAATGATTTGATCCTGTCCAAAACGTTCGACAACGGCATGATCTGTGCTTCCGAACAAGCGGTTATTATTGAAGAGCCTATTTTTGACCAAGTGAAGAAAAAAATGATCGCCAACGGCTGCTATTTCGTCAACAAGGAAGAAGCCGCCAAGCTGACGGCCGGAGCTATTGTCGCCGAAAAATGCGCCGTTAATCCGGCCATCGTCGGACAGCCAGCCGTTAAAATTGCGGAAATGTGCGGCATTCAGGTGCCGGCCGGAACCAAAATCCTTGTCGCCGAAATTGACGGCGTAGGTCCTAAATTCCCGCTGTCTGCGGAGAAGCTCAGCCCTGTACTGGCCTGCTACAAAGTAAAAACCGCTGAACAAGGCATCGACCTTGCGGAACAGGTTGTACACTTCGGCGGCATGGGACATTCGTCGGTTATTCATTCGAACAACGATGAAATCATCCAGAAATTTTCGGACCGTCTGCCAACCTGCCGGATCCTGGTGAACCAGCCTTCTTCGCAGGGCGGCATCGGCGACATCTACAACACGAACCTGCCGTCGCTGACGCTGGGCTGCGGCTCTTACGGACGCAACTCCACTTCTTCGAACGTGACCGCCGTCAACCTGATTAACGTGAAAAGGGTGAACCATCGTACCGTGAATATGCAGTGGTTTAAAGTACCTTCCAAAATCTATTTTGAAAAAGGCGCAACCCAGTACCTGGCCAAAATGCCGGACATTAACCGTGTCATGATCGTTACCGACCCGATGATGGTGAAGCTGGGATATGTGGAAAGATTGGAGCATTACCTCCGTCAGCGCCAAACGCCTGTAGCGATCGAAGTGTTCTCCGACGTTGAACCGGATCCATCGACTACGACCGTTGCCCGCGGTACTGAAATGATGGCGAAATTCCAGCCGGACTGCATCATCGCTCTAGGCGGCGGTTCGCCGATGGATGCCGCCAAAGGCATGTGGCTGTTCTATGAATATCCGGACACCGATTTCCACAACCTGAAACAGAAATTCATGGATATCCGCAAACGGACCTACAAATACCCTAGCTTGGGTCAAAAAGCAAAATTCGTAGCGATCCCGACAACATCCGGTACAGGTTCCGAAGTTACGCCGTTTGCAGTTATTACTAATAAAGAAGTCGGCAACACCAAATATCCTTTGGCCGATTACGAGCTGACGCCGGACGTTGCGATCATCGACCCTGAATTCGTCTACAGCCTGCCTAAAGTAGCCGTTGCCGATACCGGCATGGACGTGCTGACTCATGGTATCGAAGCTTATGTATCCGTTATGGCAAACGATTATACGGACGGCCTGGCGATTAAAGCGATTCAGCTGGTGTTCCAATATCTCGAGAAATCGGCTTTGACCGGCGACAAACTCGCCCGCGAGAAAATGCACAACGCTTCGACTCTGGCCGGTATGGCTTTTGCGAATGCGTTCCTGGGCATCAACCACAGCTTGGCGCATAAATGGGGCGGTCAATATCATACCGCTCACGGACGTACCAACGCGATCCTGCTGCCGCACGTCATCCGCTATAACGCGAAGAAACCTACGAAATTTGCGGCTTGGCCTAAGTACACTAACTTCGTAGCCGACCAGCGTTATGCCGAAATCGCCCGCATCCTGGGACTGCCCGCACGCACCACAGAAGAAGGCGTGAAGAGCCTGATCAACGCGATCCGCGACCTGAACAAAAAGCTGGGCATTCCGGAGTCGTTCCAGGCGCTCGGATTTGATCCAAAAGATTTTGAATCGAATGTAGATTATCTTGCAGACCGCGCCTTCGAGGATCAATGCACAACCGCCAATCCTAAGCTGCCGCTGGTCACCGAGCTTGCCGAGGTATACAGAGACGCCTTCTACGGACGTTTCGAAGAGTAA
- a CDS encoding Crp/Fnr family transcriptional regulator: MSEQMNGVETQGNTSCFSEQNFNRLLVIMKDKNYAEGSHLFWEGDVSDKLFYIKRGRVKMTKSTDEGKELILYMYGRGDLIGQADPFFSSKHSFTAEVIEDCEVGIVENKDLEILICQHCDFAIDFMKWMGIHHRLTQTKFRDLMMYGKPGALCSTLIRLSNTYGEQHGDTILINKKITHTDLSNMIGATRESVNRMLSDLRKKDALEYENGMIVIKDLVMLQDICHCELCPNEICRI; this comes from the coding sequence ATGAGCGAGCAAATGAACGGCGTTGAAACCCAAGGGAATACAAGTTGTTTTTCGGAACAGAATTTCAATCGACTGCTTGTCATCATGAAAGACAAAAATTACGCCGAAGGTTCCCATCTGTTCTGGGAAGGCGATGTGTCGGACAAATTGTTCTACATCAAACGCGGACGCGTTAAAATGACCAAATCGACGGATGAAGGCAAAGAACTCATTCTATATATGTACGGACGCGGGGACCTGATCGGCCAGGCCGATCCGTTCTTCAGCTCGAAGCACAGCTTTACGGCGGAAGTCATTGAAGACTGCGAGGTCGGCATCGTGGAAAATAAGGATCTTGAAATCCTCATCTGTCAGCACTGCGATTTCGCGATCGACTTCATGAAATGGATGGGCATTCACCACCGCCTGACCCAAACCAAATTCAGAGACTTGATGATGTACGGCAAACCGGGCGCGCTCTGCTCGACGCTGATCCGGCTTAGCAATACTTACGGCGAACAGCACGGCGACACGATCCTCATTAATAAAAAGATTACGCATACCGATCTTTCGAACATGATCGGCGCTACACGCGAAAGCGTCAACCGGATGCTGAGCGACCTGCGCAAGAAGGACGCGCTTGAATACGAAAACGGCATGATCGTCATTAAAGATCTCGTTATGCTCCAGGACATCTGCCACTGCGAGCTGTGCCCGAATGAAATTTGCCGGATCTGA
- a CDS encoding winged helix-turn-helix transcriptional regulator: protein MADKDFSMCPRFETAFSFLGKRWNGLIIRTLMSGPKRFKDISNLIPSMSDKMLSERMKDLECEGILTRHVYPETPVRIEYELTEKGKALRPVMDQIQSWAEDWIE, encoded by the coding sequence ATGGCAGATAAGGATTTCAGCATGTGCCCCCGCTTTGAAACCGCATTTTCTTTCCTGGGGAAACGGTGGAACGGATTGATTATTCGAACTTTGATGAGTGGTCCCAAACGCTTTAAAGATATTTCGAATCTGATCCCGTCGATGAGCGATAAAATGCTGTCTGAACGGATGAAGGATCTGGAGTGCGAAGGGATTTTGACCCGGCACGTCTATCCGGAAACACCGGTTAGGATTGAATATGAGCTGACCGAAAAGGGGAAGGCGCTCCGCCCTGTAATGGATCAAATTCAGTCTTGGGCGGAAGATTGGATCGAGTAA
- a CDS encoding sugar phosphate isomerase/epimerase family protein produces MKLGIFMVLFGGRPLEEALDYVASKGIQAVEIGTGGNPGNAHCKPEELLENKTKLTEFKRAVQSRGLTISALSCHGNPLHPQKALAQADHDDFVKSVLLAEQLEVPVVNTFSGCPGDHEDAKYPNWPVAPWPNDYQDILKWQWENKVIPYWTEWGKFAAEHHVKIGLELHGGFSVHTPGTLLKLREAAGEVVGANLDPSHMWWQGIDPVEAVKILGHENAIHHFHAKDTTIDPVNVNKWGITDMQTYDKMMDRAWQFRTVGYGHDLKTWADIISALRLVGYDYVVSIEHEDGLMSVEEGFTKAVGNLKQVLIEDSAADMWWL; encoded by the coding sequence GTGAAATTAGGCATTTTTATGGTTCTGTTTGGTGGACGTCCTCTCGAGGAAGCGCTTGACTATGTGGCCTCAAAAGGCATCCAGGCCGTAGAAATCGGTACAGGTGGCAATCCGGGCAATGCCCATTGCAAACCTGAAGAGCTGCTCGAAAATAAAACCAAGCTTACCGAGTTCAAGCGGGCGGTTCAATCCCGCGGCTTGACAATCAGCGCACTCAGCTGCCACGGCAATCCGCTTCACCCGCAAAAAGCGCTGGCCCAGGCGGATCATGACGATTTCGTCAAAAGCGTCCTGCTGGCGGAGCAGCTTGAAGTGCCGGTAGTCAATACCTTCTCTGGGTGTCCGGGAGATCATGAAGACGCAAAATATCCAAACTGGCCGGTAGCTCCTTGGCCAAACGATTACCAGGACATTCTGAAATGGCAGTGGGAGAACAAAGTGATCCCTTATTGGACAGAGTGGGGAAAATTTGCTGCCGAACATCATGTGAAGATCGGTTTGGAGCTGCATGGTGGTTTCTCGGTACATACGCCGGGAACACTTCTGAAGCTGCGTGAAGCGGCAGGCGAAGTAGTCGGTGCAAACCTGGACCCAAGCCATATGTGGTGGCAGGGAATTGATCCGGTCGAGGCGGTCAAAATTTTGGGCCATGAAAACGCGATCCACCATTTCCATGCGAAGGACACCACCATTGATCCGGTGAACGTCAACAAATGGGGCATTACCGATATGCAGACCTATGACAAAATGATGGACCGCGCCTGGCAGTTCCGCACCGTGGGTTATGGCCATGACCTCAAGACCTGGGCGGACATCATCAGCGCGCTGCGTCTCGTTGGTTACGATTATGTGGTCAGCATCGAGCATGAAGACGGCCTCATGTCCGTAGAAGAAGGCTTTACCAAAGCGGTCGGCAACCTGAAGCAGGTGCTGATTGAGGACTCCGCTGCCGATATGTGGTGGCTGTAA